Below is a window of Gammaproteobacteria bacterium DNA.
GGCTCATGCGCATCTGAACAGCTCCGATAGTAAAGGGTTTTTTAATCATAGATATTCCGTAAACTAAAAGTAACTACTCTCAACTATACTCCCCCTTGAAAAAGGAGGATTTAAAGAGTTTTGGAGTGTCATATTGTTTAATAAATAATGCGAAAGCTTAAATCCTCCTAATCCGCCGTCTTCAAAGGAAGATTATATTCTCTGAACTTGCACGCTCGCTCTTCTTAATATAATTTGTTTAATTTTGCAAGCTAAACAATCATTACGAGAAAATGACTATGCGCATAGCTGTTTCGGGCACCCATTTTATTGGCAAAAGCACTTTAATTGCCGATTTTATTCAAAAGTATCCTGATTATATTGATGTAAATGAACCGTATGATGAATTGCAGGATATAAAAACCATGGAACTTGCTTTAGAACCGTCTCTAGATAGTTTATTAGAAGAACTTGATTACAGCATCCTGCAGCTTAATCGATATGCCAATGAGAAAAATATAATTTATGATAGATGTCCTATCGATTTTATAGCATATGCTATGTGTTCATTGGAGCGTGATTTAGTCGACATTCATGACAGTAGTGTTTCAGAAAAATTTACTGAAATTAAACAGGCGTTGAGTCATTTAGATTTAATTATATTCTTACCCATTACTAAAGAGCATTTATTAGACTATACTGAAGAAAATCCTGCATTTCGCAAGGCTACAGATAAATGTTTTAAGAAAATATTCCGTGATGAGATATGTGATGTATTTCCCAAATATGGTCATCCGAAAATTATTGAAATTTGGGGTGATCGTTTGCAACGATTAAAGATATTAGAAAGCTATATAATTTAAAAAGAACAAAAAATTCTTGCTAATATTATCTTAATGTTAATTCTATATCCTATTTTTTTTGAGAAATTCTATTGGCTGCACAAGCTTTAAACAGGCTTGAAAATATGCAGCATTATATCCATTTCATTGGGGATAGGGGATTTGAACGAATTAGAGAAGGAAAAGCAAGTAACAGCCAACACTGAGAAAAAAGAAAAAAAACAGGAAAAAACAGATCATGCATCTGTAGAAAATTCAGGTGCTGATAGGCTGAGTTTTAAAGATTATATGCGAGCGGTTTTGTCACGCTTTCGCTACCCGATTTCTATAGGTTTTAAAAATTCTACTTTATCGGGTTGGTTAAATCCAATTACTGAGTCACAGGCTAAAATTGTGATTGATGCAATAAAGCGAGACCTCCCTGACAAGCATCTGGCGGCTGAAATAATGCTGCCGGTTTACCATGCAATTGAGAATCTTGACAAAAATACGAGTAAAAAGCGTTTTACCCAGTGTCTGAGTGAAATTCAACAGCACGCAAATGCAGTTTATTTTTCTGATCTAATCAGGCAATGCAAAACGAAAGAAGCGGTATTTTTTCGAGAATTATTGACCGCAGCCCACATTAAATTCTGTTATCTGAATCCTTATTTACTTACAGGTACTCGGGTGCCTGGCTGGAAGCTTGCCCATAAAATTAAAGATGAAATATTTTCTTATAGGTTAAAAGGTAGTACTGATCTGAAATTTAATAAAAAAACTCCCGTAGAAAGATCGGATATAGATGAGGCCATTGGAAAATTACGCGATACAGCAAAAAAAATTGCAGACAGTAAAATGGGTCGTAGCCATTTTCGGGCGCAGCTAGGCAAACAAAGTGGTTTTGCCAATTGTCAGGAATATAGCGAAATCGTGATAGATAGGCTTATTGCTTATGGTTTCTCGGGCAATGCTGAGATTTATTGTATTGAAGAGGCGGAACTCAATGCAACATCCGGCATAGAACTTTATTTTCAATCACAAAATAGAGGGTATGAATATGAAACGAGGCATGCCCATGTATTTGTAGTGATGAATAGAGATCTTTCTAGTAATCCTCATGATGCGACTACTTGGGGGCCGCATGCGTTAATCATTGATACCTGGAGCGGGAAAATATATCCGGCATATGACATTTTTCGTCGTTTAGAATGTTGGTATCGTCTTGGTCAAGTAGAAGATAACGGCATTAATTACTTGGAGCCATATGATCCCAGGAAGCATATCATTACACCACACAGCCAGTTAACTTTAGAAGCTATCAAATCTTGGCGCATAAAACATGGCATTTCAAGTGAGCCTGGAGAATTTAAAAAGCTGCAATCTCCCCCGTTGGATGTAAAAAAGACCGTAACTACCAGCACAGCCGATCCGTTGACGCCTTCAGATACTGAGTTTGATGCCAAACCTACAGAACCAAAGCCACCCTGTTCAGATTTTTTGCAATCATTACAGGTGTCGAAACACAAAGCTCAAGACACTGGCAAATATTCTGCCGCACAATTAATAGTTTCCCGGGGATTACTGCAGCGTACTTTATCCATGTCAGATCTTCCCCTATTTACTGAGCATTCCGAAATTAAACAAAAACCACGAAGTAGGAGCTTTGGAGATTAAGCAAGATCTTTTTTTGCGTGTAACTTATTAACGTAGTTTTAGCGCCTTGACATAAGTATCATTTTCACATGACAATAGGATTACTAACTCCATAACTCATTTTAAGGATAAATAGATAATGCATTTAAAAAAAACACAGAAAAAATTCAAATTCTATGGTTATCGTAAAGAATATTTTTTTGGCCTTAAGAGGTTTTTTTTAATTTTTCTTTTGCTGCCGCTTTTGGCTGGTGCGCAAACTGTTCCGGCTTGGAAAATAGTTCCCCATGAAAGCACATTAACTTTTACCGCAACTCAAAATGGTGCACCGACTACAGGTACATTCAGCAATTTTTCAGGCGATATTCATTTTGATCCGTCACAACTGGATAAAAGCAATGTCAAAATCATTGTCAACATGAGCTCCATTTCAGATGCTTACAATCAACTTTCTGATACGCTCAAATCAGCAGAGTGGTTCAATGCTAAAGTATTTCCCCAAGCCGTATTTCAATCGAGTGGCTTCACCAAAACCGGAGAGAAAACCTATCAAGCCCAAGGCAACCTAACAATTCGAGATAAAACTCAACCCATTATTTTAAATTTTACCCTTGAGGAATTTTCTTCGACAGCCAAAATAACTGGCAACACGACCATTAAACGCACAGCTTTTGGTGTTGGCCAAGGTGAATGGTCAGATACCAAAACAGTAAAAGATGATGTTCAAGTGAATTTTAAAGTAAGTGCAGTAAGAGAATAAAAATTTCTTGATGGCTTCAAGATGATGAACTTTTTCTTGTTGGTACGACAGATGAGCAAATAAAATTCAAATAGCTTCACTAAATAGCTCAATCATCGCTTGGTTAAAGGCGGGGATGTCACCAGGTTTGCGACTGGTTACTAAATTGCCATCGCGCACAACTTCTTTATCCACCCAATGTGCTCCGGCATTCATTAAATCTACTTTTATTGATGGCCATGAGGTTAGGGTTCGGCCTTTCACAGCCTCAGCATTAATTAAAGTCCACGGACCATGACAAATCGCTGCGACTGGCTTTTGTGCTGCAACGATTTTGTGGATAAAGTGAATGGCATTGGGGAGTGTGCGTAAATGATCGGGATTAAAAACGCCGCCTGGTAGTAATAAAGCGCCATAATCATTCGCATTGGCATCATCAAGTAACACATCTACTGAAAATTCATCGCCAGGTTTATCATGATGGCAGCCTTTGACAGTTTTTTTAGGAGAAATAAGATAAACTTTCGCGCCGGCTTTTTCCAATGCTTCTCGGGGCTTGGTCATTTCCACCTGTTCAAAATTATCGGCCACTAGGATTGCTACTTTCAAATTATTCAATTTCGTGCTCATGATTTTCTCCCGTCGTTAGTCCAATCTCTTAACATTAACGTAAAAAAGATTGGGAAATAAATTTACCAATAAAGGAATATAGTATTAATTCCTGTATTAAGTGGAATAATTGTATAATGAATAATGGCCAGAAGATGTAAGGAAATAGCTATCCAGAAGCCTTAACTCTGGTATATCTCCTCTGAAATACTGGTTTTCTGAAAATACATCAGCCGTGCAATTACTTTGCTTTTATTCAGGCATTCAAAACCAGATTTAATGGGTGTTCCTATCTTAATCACTACTAGGAGTTGAAGACATTTATATGAATAATCTATATGGTAATTGCGAATGCCGCGCTGTCTGTTATGAATTAGGCGATATCAAAAGTGTGTTGAACTGTCATTGCACACTCTGTAGAAAACTGACAGGTGCTGCCTTTGCCAGTTATATTATTGTGCTGGAGCAAGATTTAAAATTACTGAAAGGAGAAACCTTTTTAAGTAATTATTGTGCACAGGGGACTACAGCAACGAAATTTTTCTGCAAAGTTTGTGGGTCTCCGATTTATAATAAAAACCCTAAATATCCTGGTGTGAATATTGTTTATTTGGGAACACTCGCAGAAACATATCATCCGGTCCCCAAAATCAATATTTATTGTGACAACAAATTAAATTGGTTAGAAAATCTGTTCGACATAGAAAGTTTGCCGGAAGGTATAAAAAGATAATAATAATTTCAAATAATTTTGTTTGTCTTATTTTTAAGGAATTTTATTAAAATAAATAAATGCATAATACTTCGCTGCAGCTGTGACTTAGGTTATTGGTATAGGTGATTAAAAGATATTTTATAACTGCTTGCACTCAGGATGACAGTTGCGGGGTTGCGATATTTTCTAATGTATATAATAGTTTAAATTCTCGTTGAGGTAATCTATGCTTGAAATCTTAGTCAATACATTTGATCAAATTTCCGCAAGTATTCAGGAGAATATAAGTTTCCTTCTGGCTATTATACTTGCCTTATGGGTCATCCAGGTTGTGAACAAAATATTTGGATATCGCTTGAATACATTGGGCATTTACCCTCGAAGCCTTCATGGTTTAATTGGTATTCTTGCCTCGCCTTTTTTACATGGCAGTTTTCAGCATTTGTTTTTTAACACTCTGCCATTACTGATTTTAGGTGCCTTGGTATTAGTGAATGGCAAACCTGAGTTTCTCATAGTGACAGCAATTATTATGGGCGCTGGTGGTTTTGCCACCTGGCTGTTCGGCCGTCGTGTGATTCATGTGGGTGCCAGTGGTGTTATTCTAGGGTATTGGGGATACTTGCTCTTCAGAGCTATTGAAGAAAAATCTGCGCTCACAATTGTGCTTGGTTTGCTTTGTCTTTACTATTTTGGCAGCCTGGCGCTGAATTTATTTCCTAGAGAAGAGCGTGTATCTTGGGAGGGGCATTTATTTGGATTTTTATCTGGTCTCTTGGCAAGCTATTTAATAACGCATCATTTTTTCGCTCTAGTTAGCTGATTAAGGTGAAAAATTCAGTGATGGTAATAGTTTAACCGAACGGCATGTGAACGAATGTGCAACCCTTAAAGCGCTGCATAATATTTGACAATTGACACTTTAACATATTTCTTTAGCCCACATTGGCTTGTATGATCCTTGCTTGAGAAGGATTTAATTGATAAATTGGTCTAATAATTTCATTTTGGGTTAGCGTGTTATATAGGGCATTTTTTCAGTGAGACTATAAACATGGGGAAGAGGTTTATTTAAGATTTAGTTAAGGATGATAACCTGATTTCTGTTGTTCGCGACTAATTGATGATAGACCCTAATTTATTAAAAATTGATTTCTATAGAGACAGATAATGACTACTTTGGAAAGGAAAGAGACTAAAATTAAAGAAGCATTGGTGCGAACAGAGCAAGTAGAAAAACAGGAATCTTTAGATAGAGTTATTGGGATTACTGATAAACATGTAAAAAATGAGGCTGGGTCTGAAACCTCAAAACCAAATGTAGATATAGAAGAAAAAGCAAAAAGTCAATTGGATCAAATTTCGCAGAAAGACATCAGTTCATTAATGAAATCAATTAAAAACAATAGTAATAAAAAATTTGCTATTGAGCTTCCTAGTGGTGCTATTCACTCAGGTTTAATTGAGGCAATGCAAGATATGCCTGCAGAAAGATTAGATTTAGATTCTTCTGTGAAAATCAATGGCCTTTTTTCTCGTGGTTTTGCAGTTTGCTTTGCGATTATTATGAAAGGCCGGGATGGTCGGAGATTTTCTTTGGCACATGTAGGGAGTTTGGAAGATGATGAGGATGATGTTGAATTTATCCAAAATGAAGCTGATTTTGTTTCCAGGAATGGTGAGATTGATTATTCAATTGAGTTAGCAATATGTCGTACAGGTTACGAAGAAGTTCGTGATAAAGAGTATGAGCCCAAGGCTGAACAATACTTCGCGGAATCAATTAATGAATACAATAAAATTTTCCGTCATTATTTGCAAAAAGTACCGACAAAAATCCATGAAATACCAGAATCTTCAGTGCTCATATTGGATAAAACAGGTCAAGTGATTACATTTGAAGGCTACAAGGAAGATCAAATTAAATTTATTCAGGTAAGTAGTGGTTCTGTTTCTGATTCCAAATTATTAGAAGCAAAGATAGAAGTTTTAACACAACCAGAACAGCAACAACAGTCTGTTCCAATGCCTTCTAGTCAATTAGGTTTTTTTCCTCCGCCACCACCTTCGCCACCACCTTTACAAAAAATTATTCAAAAACGTAAACTACAAGATCTAGAAGATGATCCATCAAGCCTTAAACAGATACTAAAAAACGGTTAAGAGTAGTAATGATTCTTAGCTTGATACCTATAGATGGTAGAAGAAAAGGAGAAGGAGTTAAACGCGAGTGATCTTATAAAAATAATAATTTAACTAGGATTGGATTATGCTACAAGATATTGAAGATAAAAAATTAACTAAAGAAAAAAAATCTGAAAGTAAAATAAAAACTCCAGACGATTCGTTCCTGGAGATGTCTGAGGAACAATCCAAGCTAGAGCAGCCCTCGCGTTCTCCAAAAATCACAAGCGATGTTGAAAATTTTGAATGGTGTAAATTATTTGCTGAAAAAGGCTATGCCAGAGCCCAATGGAGATTGGGTGATTGTTATTATTATGGTGTAGGCACAGAAAAAGATGTGCACAAAGCATTTGCATGGTTTCTACTCTCAGCTACGCAAGGAAATGCCGCTGGACAATATCGATTGGGAAAACTTTATCAAAGAGGGATAGGCATTGATAAGGATATCAAGGAGGCAACTAAGTGGTTTAAGCTATCCGCCGAACAAGGAAATAAGCATGCACAACTGTGGATGGGTTCGTGTTGTGAAAGGGGAAGTGGGGGAATAGAAAAGGATATAAAAAAAGCTGTCGACTGGTATCGTTTATCCGCTGCACAAGGCAATGAGAGCGCGCAACTATTTCTTGGTAGATGCTATAAATTAGGAAATGGAGTAGAACGTGATGTGAAACAAGCGGCCAAATTTTTTCAACTTTCCGCTCAGCAAGGAAATGCCCGTGCTCAAGTCTGTTTGGGAGAGTGCTATGAAGATGGGCAGGGAGTAAAAGAAGATAAAAAAATGGCTTTCTCATTATTTAAATTATCAGCAGACCAAAGAGAACCACAAGGACAAGTCAGTTTAGCTAAGTGCTATGAGCTGGGAATAGGAGTTGAAAAAAATATAAATAAAGCCATCAGTTATTATCTATTGGCTGCCCCGACAACCGAAGTAGCATGGCATGCACTGGGGTTAATTTTTGATGAGGTCACTGAGCAGTGTCGTCGTATCAAAGGAATTGCATTTAATGCTACGGAAAAATTTAAACCGGAGAGTAAATGGACCTTAAAAGATAAAGAAGTCTTTAAAATTACTCTTAAAGCTATTGCACAGAGAGCTCAAGAAGGCAACGTAAGAGCGCAATGCTTAATGGGTCAGTATTATGAAGAAGGTTTGGGAGTAGTGAAGGATGAAAAAAATGCATATCTCTATTATTTAGCATCAGCTAGACAACGCTATGCAGAAGGACAGTTGAGATTGGGTTGGTGTTTTGAAGAGGGGATAGGGGTCAATGAAGATATATCACAAGCAGTCGCGCTTTACCGATTATCTGCTAAACAGGGATATGCAGGTGCTCAGTATCGTTTAGCTAGGTGTTATGAATATGGTCAGGGCGTGGAGTTAAATTTTCAAACTGCCGTTGAATATTATCGATTAGCAGCAAATCAAGGTTTTTGGTTTGCACAGGCTAGATTGATTGAACTATATCTTTTTGGTGGGATTGATGACAATACGGCAGTGGTGAATAATAAAGAAGAAGCTGCTAGGCTTTGTCAGCTGTGGAATTTTCCTTTGTCAAAAGTGGAGAGGAATCAGAGTCCAGAGTCAAAGGGTTTGTGGGAAAATTTTCTAGCATTTTGGGGAGAGCAGATACCCATGGCTTTGCAAGCAGAGCCTAAAGTTGATCCATTGGTGAAGCATTTGCAACAAAGCCTGGAAAGCATTGGTCTATTTCGAGAGGGTTTGTCCTCCACCAGGCAGGAGCTTGCAGAATTAGCTATTCCGTCAGCAACGCAGCTAGCTAAAGGTATAGAGGAAATTGGCATGCCAAAAACTTTGGAAGAGAATTCGATGAATAAGACTGCTGAAGATGAAAATCATAATGTTCTCGAGTTTTGAGCAGATAGGAGCGAAAGTCAGCAAGAGGGATCAATGACTGATATTATCAGCTGTTCAAAAGTACCCAAAGGTATAATGCAAAACTTGACCCATCTTTCTCTTTCTGGTTAAAGCCTATTTTTCCAGTAGTCCCAAGGGCGATTCAAGACGGCATGGTGGAGTTCATCAGTCTTAATAGCCTCTTCATGATCCAAAAATTTTGGCTCACCAAGCTGCATTGCGATAGGCTGTAGATGAGCATTGATTGTCACATAGACTGCCCGAAATACAGCTTCTTTCACAGAGCTACCAACGATTGTAGCCCCATGACCGCGCATCAGTACCACAGCACTTTTGCCAAGCGACGAAGCGAGTGAGCGACCCAGTTCGTTGTTCTGAATCAGCATGTTCGTCATGCCATACTGGTGCTGTATATCAAATACTGGGACACCTTTGGCCAGAAATCCACACATATGATAAAGTGCCTGCAGTGGTGTTTTGCTAACACCAAAAGGGATCAAGGCGGGGGAATGTGTATGCACAACGGCATTAACATCTGGCCGCGCCCGATAAATTTCCCCATGAATAAAACGCTCCAATGAGGGTTTGGAACCATTAGGCTTACAGGGGTTGCTGTCTGCGTCTAATTCAATAATGTAGTCCTCTTCACTGGTTCCGCCCAGATTGTCCCGAGTCATGAAATAGCGGTCAGACTGATTTGGATTACGAATAGAAACATGACCAAAGCCATCAATGACTTGTTCATTTACCAAAATTCTAGTGGCAACGATGAGGTCTTCGATGGTTTCTTTTGTATTTGTATGCATACAGCTCTCCAACGTAAGTTAAAAGTTTTTTCTGATAAACCAATCACGCCAATAGATAGCCCTATCAGACTCAAAATCATGGCAATCGCATTGAATTTCTTAAGTAGGTCATTCTGGCATGGATACTGGGATCCAGTTCGCAGGAAAGCGAAACTTTGACATCCTACTGGATCCCGGCATCCATGCTGGGACGAAGAAGTACGGGGAAAGGGGGATTAATTCAATGCGATTGCCGTGGACTCAAAATCCCCAAGCTAGCCATTCTAAGGAATCAATGCGAATAATCTAATAGGTGCTTCAGTCGTTGCTTTTACTTTGATAGGAATAATTAGAATAAAACTCCCAACTTTTGGCAAGTGATCCAAATTGGCCGCATTTTCAACAATTAATTTATTCGATTGTAAAAATAATTGATGTACTGGAAATCCACTTTCTGGGCAATCAGGCGACAAAGTATCAATGCCCAATCCACAAGCTTCTCTTTCCATTAATAGTAGAGCAGCCTCTTTAGAAACGGAAGGAAATTGGTGGTTATTTCTGTATTTTTCAGGATCTTGCCAAAAGCGTTCCCATCCGGTTTTAATCATGACAAATGTGCCGGATAAAATCGACGAAAATTCTTTCTCAAAATTTTTTACATCTTGAGGCGAAATACGGTAATTTTCGTCGCAACTGGATGAGACATCAATGACCACGCAGGGTGCTATTAATGTTGTTAAAGAAATTTGGTCGATGGTGTTAGTGCCTGGTATGCAATGCGCTGGCGCATCCAGATGGGTGCCAATGCCAGACTGCATGGCAAACTCACCGACTCTGAATTTGACTTCACTTGCACATGCTTCATAATCAGAACGAATGATATGTTGAAAACCACAGCTACCATCCCAGGTAGGAATAGAGTGCTCCAGCACATGAGTAAGATCGATGGGGGTAAAAGGAAATTTCATGGATCATTTCCAGATATATGAGTTAATGAAAAAATAGAAGAAGTTTTTCATATTGCATCGTTTGATTGTTAAGAAATTTTGACTATTTCTAGTTTATGACTCTCTTTAAAATTTTACAAAACTTATCTATTTTACACGAATCTAGCTGCCTTAATCTTGAAAAACTCTTTATATGGCTTGAATTATGCTACACTGTCGGAAAAACATTCATCACGCATTGAAATATACTATTCCGTTTACCTTATATGAAGCCATTCACCATTTGAAGAGCCTTTCACCTTGTCCCGTGCCCAGCGTTTAATTCATTTATTACAACTATTACGCCATCACCGTTTCCCTATATCTGGAGCAAATCTCGCTGCTGAATTGGGCATCAGCGTACGAACAATATACCGAGATATTGCGACGCTACAGGCGCAAGGCGCGCATATTGAGGGAGAAGCAGGCTTGGGTTACATCCTGCGACCTGGCTTTATGTTGCCGCCATTGATGTTTTCTGAAGAAGAAATTGAAGCATTGGTGTTAGGTTCGCGCTGGGTGGCTGCTCGAGGAGATGAGCGACTAAAGTCCGGTGCCAATAGTGCTTTACATAAAATTGCTGCTGTATTACCGACAAATTTACGTGAGGAGTTGGATGCCAGTACATTACTGCCTGGTCCACCAATGGAATACATCCTTGATGTAACTGATGTAGCAGAAATCCGCCAAGCCATTCGCGCAGAACACAAAGCTAGCATTGATTATAAAGATGCGCAAGGAGATATGACCACTCGAATTATTTGGCCGTTCGCATTGGGGTATTTTGATCATGTGCGAATTCTGATTGCTTGGTGTGAATTGCGTAATGATTTCCGTCACTTCCGCGCCGATCGCATTGGTAAATTTACCGCAAAGCAAGAACGCTATCCTCGCAAACGCCAGGTACTGCTAAAAGCCTGGCGGCAGGAAATGATGACCTCCCATCGCGCTACTGACAAAAACTGACATAATCCTACATTACTATGGGTATTCCAGGGCAAGTGACCCTTTTCCCTAATCCCTATGGAGATTTCTATGTCAGAACTCAACCTTATCATTTTATATGTCCATGACCCTTTGCGTAGTGCAAAAGTCTATGAGAACTTGTTACAAAAAACACCGCTTGAACTACACCCTACGTTTGCAGTATTTGCCTTAGATAACGGTATGAAGTTGGGCTTATGGTCGCGCCATACAGCGCAACCCAACCCCGTATGTACCGGTGGCGGTGCAGAGCTTGCGTTTACTGCAGCGGATCAAGCAGCAGTAGATGCGCTATATCAGGATTGGACAAATCGCGGGCTAGTTGTTGCGCAAAAACCTGTGGCGATGGATTTTGGTTACACTTTTGTGGTGTTGGATCCCGATCAACATCGTCTGCGTGTGTTTGCGCCATTGTCGACCTAAACTATTTTGGCCTGTCTGTTGCAGCCAACAGGCAGGTTCAAATTTTTTAATGAAATGGCTTAATCTCGCCTCTCCCCAACCCTCTCCCATCCCATAAGGGGATTCCCTTCGGCTACAGACGGGGGGGTTTACAGTAGTTAACCGGACACTAATGCGCGCAGGCGGGAATCCATTCAAACTGTGGCACTGTGTCATATTCACAAATGGATTCCCGCCTGCGCACATGATATTTTTGTCTAGTGCAGAGAGGAAATTTGCTTTCTTTAAACCTATTAATAAATCGTTAATAAATACCTAGTACAATAAAAAAATGCTAAAAATCCCCGTAAAACCATGATCTTACAGTATGAACCTTACAATTTAAATGAGGGCACTTATGCCATCTGGCCAACCAAAAAAATCTTTCTTAAAGCGAGTTGGGGATTTTATCCAAGCCGGTTTAGAATTTTTACCTTTACGATATAAGCAGCCGATAGCAGAATTCTTTAGATCAATTTTTCCTAATGAAGACACAAAAGCAATTCCTCCTGCCCCTTTGGTGCGTGCAGCGCAAATTGCAGAACAGCCATCAGGACAACAAGCTGGGATAAAAAATGAGACAGCTATTGATCCGAAAGCCACTTCATCACGCCATAATGCTGATTACACTGTGAAAAAACATCGAGATTACACAGAGTATTCAGATAAACAGGGTAATCAAGTAAGATCAGATGGAGATATGAAAGTATTCTCAGATGGGAAAGGTAGGGTAGTCATTTCGGATAGCCGAAACAACGTAACAAACATTTCAAATAGCCCAAACACCATAATAGATAATTCATCCCCTAAGACTCAATATAGTGGAACAAGCACTAGTTCAGGTCGAGGTCGTCAAAATTTTCAGCAATCTTTTCCTGCTGCTCCTGATTACCCTGATCCTGCTAGGGTGAAACAGCCAACGCCGCCATCCCCACCATCCCCACCATCCCCACTAAGTGGAGGTCATCCACGAGGTCAAGGGCATTACACTGTAATAAAAAATACAAATAACACAAAAGTTGTTAACAATGGAGTTTCAGATGGAACACCAACTATAATAAATAACAACAAAATAATTTCGCGTGCTGAAGGTGCAGATATTAGAATAAGACGACCAAGCTGGTCTGATAAACCACCCTCAGTGGAAAATGCAAATCATGATGCTCCTAAGTGCAGATAGTGGGGAAAGATCGTAAGCTCTAAAAGCAAGGGTCACATAAGCACAACTGGG
It encodes the following:
- a CDS encoding AAA family ATPase is translated as MRIAVSGTHFIGKSTLIADFIQKYPDYIDVNEPYDELQDIKTMELALEPSLDSLLEELDYSILQLNRYANEKNIIYDRCPIDFIAYAMCSLERDLVDIHDSSVSEKFTEIKQALSHLDLIIFLPITKEHLLDYTEENPAFRKATDKCFKKIFRDEICDVFPKYGHPKIIEIWGDRLQRLKILESYII
- a CDS encoding YceI family protein, with amino-acid sequence MHLKKTQKKFKFYGYRKEYFFGLKRFFLIFLLLPLLAGAQTVPAWKIVPHESTLTFTATQNGAPTTGTFSNFSGDIHFDPSQLDKSNVKIIVNMSSISDAYNQLSDTLKSAEWFNAKVFPQAVFQSSGFTKTGEKTYQAQGNLTIRDKTQPIILNFTLEEFSSTAKITGNTTIKRTAFGVGQGEWSDTKTVKDDVQVNFKVSAVRE
- a CDS encoding type 1 glutamine amidotransferase domain-containing protein encodes the protein MSTKLNNLKVAILVADNFEQVEMTKPREALEKAGAKVYLISPKKTVKGCHHDKPGDEFSVDVLLDDANANDYGALLLPGGVFNPDHLRTLPNAIHFIHKIVAAQKPVAAICHGPWTLINAEAVKGRTLTSWPSIKVDLMNAGAHWVDKEVVRDGNLVTSRKPGDIPAFNQAMIELFSEAI
- a CDS encoding GFA family protein, which translates into the protein MNNLYGNCECRAVCYELGDIKSVLNCHCTLCRKLTGAAFASYIIVLEQDLKLLKGETFLSNYCAQGTTATKFFCKVCGSPIYNKNPKYPGVNIVYLGTLAETYHPVPKINIYCDNKLNWLENLFDIESLPEGIKR
- a CDS encoding rhomboid family intramembrane serine protease, with protein sequence MLEILVNTFDQISASIQENISFLLAIILALWVIQVVNKIFGYRLNTLGIYPRSLHGLIGILASPFLHGSFQHLFFNTLPLLILGALVLVNGKPEFLIVTAIIMGAGGFATWLFGRRVIHVGASGVILGYWGYLLFRAIEEKSALTIVLGLLCLYYFGSLALNLFPREERVSWEGHLFGFLSGLLASYLITHHFFALVS
- a CDS encoding tetratricopeptide repeat protein — its product is MLQDIEDKKLTKEKKSESKIKTPDDSFLEMSEEQSKLEQPSRSPKITSDVENFEWCKLFAEKGYARAQWRLGDCYYYGVGTEKDVHKAFAWFLLSATQGNAAGQYRLGKLYQRGIGIDKDIKEATKWFKLSAEQGNKHAQLWMGSCCERGSGGIEKDIKKAVDWYRLSAAQGNESAQLFLGRCYKLGNGVERDVKQAAKFFQLSAQQGNARAQVCLGECYEDGQGVKEDKKMAFSLFKLSADQREPQGQVSLAKCYELGIGVEKNINKAISYYLLAAPTTEVAWHALGLIFDEVTEQCRRIKGIAFNATEKFKPESKWTLKDKEVFKITLKAIAQRAQEGNVRAQCLMGQYYEEGLGVVKDEKNAYLYYLASARQRYAEGQLRLGWCFEEGIGVNEDISQAVALYRLSAKQGYAGAQYRLARCYEYGQGVELNFQTAVEYYRLAANQGFWFAQARLIELYLFGGIDDNTAVVNNKEEAARLCQLWNFPLSKVERNQSPESKGLWENFLAFWGEQIPMALQAEPKVDPLVKHLQQSLESIGLFREGLSSTRQELAELAIPSATQLAKGIEEIGMPKTLEENSMNKTAEDENHNVLEF
- a CDS encoding class II aldolase/adducin family protein, yielding MHTNTKETIEDLIVATRILVNEQVIDGFGHVSIRNPNQSDRYFMTRDNLGGTSEEDYIIELDADSNPCKPNGSKPSLERFIHGEIYRARPDVNAVVHTHSPALIPFGVSKTPLQALYHMCGFLAKGVPVFDIQHQYGMTNMLIQNNELGRSLASSLGKSAVVLMRGHGATIVGSSVKEAVFRAVYVTINAHLQPIAMQLGEPKFLDHEEAIKTDELHHAVLNRPWDYWKNRL
- a CDS encoding cyclase family protein, which translates into the protein MKFPFTPIDLTHVLEHSIPTWDGSCGFQHIIRSDYEACASEVKFRVGEFAMQSGIGTHLDAPAHCIPGTNTIDQISLTTLIAPCVVIDVSSSCDENYRISPQDVKNFEKEFSSILSGTFVMIKTGWERFWQDPEKYRNNHQFPSVSKEAALLLMEREACGLGIDTLSPDCPESGFPVHQLFLQSNKLIVENAANLDHLPKVGSFILIIPIKVKATTEAPIRLFALIP
- a CDS encoding YafY family protein encodes the protein MSRAQRLIHLLQLLRHHRFPISGANLAAELGISVRTIYRDIATLQAQGAHIEGEAGLGYILRPGFMLPPLMFSEEEIEALVLGSRWVAARGDERLKSGANSALHKIAAVLPTNLREELDASTLLPGPPMEYILDVTDVAEIRQAIRAEHKASIDYKDAQGDMTTRIIWPFALGYFDHVRILIAWCELRNDFRHFRADRIGKFTAKQERYPRKRQVLLKAWRQEMMTSHRATDKN
- a CDS encoding VOC family protein, with the translated sequence MSELNLIILYVHDPLRSAKVYENLLQKTPLELHPTFAVFALDNGMKLGLWSRHTAQPNPVCTGGGAELAFTAADQAAVDALYQDWTNRGLVVAQKPVAMDFGYTFVVLDPDQHRLRVFAPLST